Within the Seriola aureovittata isolate HTS-2021-v1 ecotype China chromosome 24, ASM2101889v1, whole genome shotgun sequence genome, the region TATGTGATGACAAGGATGTATAGAAGGATATAGAAGTACTTGTGATTGTTATGGAAACATTCCCTTCATGgaaattagaaattaaaatttaaagcattcaagatgtgtttgtgtagagTATTTGACCTAAccttatatattatatagataACAATTCATTAAATCAAGATTTTGATTCAAAAGTATGTAAATCGTTGTAGCCTGTGTGGGATACAAGCTGCGGGCTACATAActtgaatattttctttatttcagtgcGCAATGAGTGCAGCAagtgttatttatgttttagaGTGATCGTTTTCATTCCCTTTGATTAAAGCACAAGTGAACGCACAAGAATATGCACTTGATGTTTAGTCAAATAAGGcctgtttttctgacattttaaaaaaatcacaaaagaagaaataagcAAATGGCCACTCAAAGTGACAAGGTAGAGAACTGGAGCGCAGCCAGGTTCGGAGAGCGGTTTCCTGAGAAGGCATACTTTAGCTTATTAAGAAAGAATCTGCGTCAGCATAAATGCGAGCGAGAACGAAAGGGAGACAGAACAGCCGGCTGGGCCGAGCTACAAGCTGAATATCAAACATCCACATTCATGCGtgaatatatttgtgtgtgagcgtgtcGGAGAGTTAGATGAACAAAAGGTTAATAGCATCATTAAGAGGCCGGTAGTATTAGGAGTTAAAGCAGAACGAGTAAGTGTCTGGATTTGTTGGATTTAATAAGGATGAATGTAGAGTGAAGGAGCGAGTGCTCGGATCAACATTAAAGCTTTATGGGTAATGAATTTCAGGTTGCGGCATTATTAGTTAGATATATATCAATGGTGATATTGGAAATATGATTCATCAGTACGTCAGACAAAGTATATGAGCAAGCATTTTTGAGTTTCGATGTGATTTCAGTAAGGTGGTTTTATCCTAGGTTCTGGATATCACGAGATGCATGCGGCGAGATCCTTTCTCCCAGCTTCTCCCAGTAACAAACTTCAGAGTGAAATTATTTAACATTGCTTCACAAAGCGTAATCTAGCCCAGACCTTCCGTGCAAGAATTCATTTGGAATCGGCCCAATGAATGGCACTGGTTTCATTCAAAGCGTTCCAGGCCTCTCTggctccctccctctgtttgagTGGTTTCGTTGTTGCCGTGCGGACACTGGGCGGCATTGTTAAGTTCAAGAATAGATACTCGACGAGACGAGCgtaaagaggagaggagagaaatcaTGAAAGCAAAGGAACAGGAGAATGGGGGCTCTGTAGTGGGGACACGGCGTCATTTCTCAGTGTTGCATAATGACACTGGCCTGTCACGACACAATgagcgcacacatgcacacaaagatCAGTAGACTTGCAGATGAGGAGTGGTCTGTGTAAATGAGGTTTTTATAGAGTGAGGAGCTCAACAACAGCCCGCCTCAGCGGTCATAGCACATGTCTCACCACTTCTGTTATTCTATTCAATACCgtgtgtttccttttctttaaaaGGAGGACAGTCCCTTTCCCTTAAGCAGTGTTTTCCCTCCAGTGTCGTTGTCGTTATTGAGGAATGCCACAGAATCATGTTGTAATTGTATTTGCAGTGTGGGCCAGATGTGGATTTAAATGTGCAATAATGATGGTATTGTAGCGGTGCTACATCTGGTGTGAGTTGTCTTTCTGTTGTATACCAGCTCGTGAGCTGTCTGCCCAACATGTGAAAACTCACCTTTCTTTGCTCAGTAAGAATGGCATCCTCCAGTTTGTAAATGAAACGCTCTGTAGCTCCCTCTGGTGGCGTAGTTCAGATGTGGCACATATGTCGAGGTTTGAAAGGAGGAGGGCGGCACGCTGGGCTTGTCCTCTTTGCTTTTCATCTCCTTAAATCACCACCTAGAGATGCGGAACGAGCCTCTCGGCcgaacagattttttttctttctcaaatgAACACCAGGGAGCTTTCTCACCCAAAGGTCATCTGATTTTTGGTTTACATTTGTGTACTGCGTCCTCATTAAAGTACTTTCCATCTTtcaataagaataaaaataatgattgGGGAAATCTGCTCATTGTAGACATTTAGTAGCATGTGTATATAAAATGAAGTATACTCTTACAAGGAGACTGAGAGCAAAGCACTGGATTTACTGACACTACACAAGAAAATAAGTACTTATTATCAGATTGAATACTAATTGTTGGACGTGAACAGTATCTCACTAAACCCCCTTTCTAATTTCTGTCTGCCAGATCTGAAAAGAGAGGCCAGTATCTGCCACATGCTGAAACACCCTCACATcgtggagctgctggagaccTACAGCTCCGATGGCATGCTCTACATGGTCTTTGAATTGTAAGTCTACGTGCACTCTGTAATCAGatgtcagatgtgtttttgatgtgtAAATTCAGGGTttgattttgtgtcttttatgtgTACTTGTAACCGGGGCAGGAAACACCTATTTTTAAACACCCGCACAGCTGATCAGTCCCGCATACCAAATACTGTTTCTTACCAGCCGCTAAATAGTTTACATAGAGTAGAAAACGATGCATAGCTGGAAAGCAATTGTTACAAATGTAACAATTGCATACTAAATTTACCAGCAGTTGCCAGATGGCTACTGCGTGTATATAttcaaaatatacacacacacacaccctatcGCCTAACAGCCCCCTTGCATTTGTGGTTACAGACTTATTTCCTTGATGGAAACAAAATCTTTGTTTGAGCTTGTTAAAGGTCAGATGATACACACTActatataatgtaatttttgaTGCACTGTGCTATATATCTAGGCCAAGACAAAATATCAAGCattaatgttatattttcatGCACTTTGGAATAAATAAAGGTGTGAGGCCTTTTTGAATGTAAATTCCCGGTCTGGAATAACAGGCCCGTGTGTCATTTTGAGGTAGATTTTACAGTAAAGACAAAGCATCTGTGTTCAATATAAAATCCACAAGTGACATTGGACACGCGGGGAACGGCTCTCTCTACTTCTCCCCCGGCATCTGTTGTAAATCTAATTTTCTTAATCAACTCGCCTGGTTAATTTGTTCCCTCTGTGTGGATTTTATTTAGTAAATCTGTATCCCATAGCTTCCTCAGAGCCTCCCTGGGGGATTGTACTGGCTGAAAAGTGCTAAAGCGAAAGTATAGTGCTTCTGCGTTTGCGCCAGTGAAGTGAAAATCGCTCCCTGGCGGACAGAGTTTTGCACTGTGTTTTAAACTCTATTTTGAGACACGGTAGTTTGTGCGGTCTTGTGTAAACTGTTATCTGTAATTGGTAGAAATCTGATTTTTGTCTCGTCCCTACCCCGatcccctttctctttctttccctctcagtATGGACGGAGCAGACCTGTGTTTTGAAATTGTCAAGAGAGCTGACGCCGGGTTTGTGTACAGCGAAGCAGTGGCCAGGTAGGACACACGGTCTGGGAGCTGTGGGTagatcatttaaaatatgaatacagATTGAAATAAACAGCAATTTATCGATGTCTGTCTTTGCTTTCTGTTCACGCAGCCACTATATGAGGCAGATCTTGGAGGCACTTCGATACTGCCACGACAACAATGTGATTCATCGCGACGTAAAGGTGAGGTCTCTCCCACGAGTCCCTGACTAAGCCTCTGAAACCAGCAGACTGAAAGCTTTTCAtaacaaatgtaataaatatgcTCCATACCACAGACAACCACCTTCTCAGACTAGAAGATGATTATCTACTAAAGGTCGAGCACATTTTACTGTTTACCAGAAAACACACTCGGCGACATCCGTTCTTTACATTCATTTCCACTTATTATATGGCTTTTAGAATAAACTTGTGGTTTGGTCTAACCACACGGAAGCCCTTTTAGCCTGCACACCAGTGCCTTAGCAAAACCCGAATCGTCAATATAGTTTGTGTGGCATGACAAACAACCATTGTGGATTTGTTTGGAGTTCTTGTGGTCAGATTAGCATTAACGGCTGATTCCAGCAGGATTAGCCATTCAACACGGGCAACAAAAACTACCAGACCAGATGGAGCGGCCCTGAAACAGCCCCTCGATCCACACACCAGCCATTTGTCCACAAAGCGATCGAGGCCGCCTTGTGTCCGCGCGTGCTGGCGGGTCAAACCTGGTTGAAACGGGAGGCGCTCATTACTGCTGGTGTTTGCTTTAACACCCGCCTCGGAGTGCCAGATGGGTGCTTTTTTTAACACAAGAGGAAGGAAGTTTTCAGTCCAGTTACATTGACAGATGCACTGTCAATGTAACTGACTAAACCTGTCACTCATTTCTTTGTCCCGTGTATGTGCTGTATCAGCAGACTGTCGCTCTGTCTGAGTGTTAGGAAGGAAACACCCCCTTGTTAGATCTATTCATCTCTTTACTTTCATATAGACAGGATTATATTaacattacaaatatatttagaaaaggaacaaaaacatccaaaatgtgtttgttttaacataATTGAGATACACTCAATCCATTATCACAAATTTACCcatttatattttcagaaacATTATGCATAATAGCATTCTCTAGAAAATAAACatggtttctttctttttctttctttcactcagACATTAAAGTAGAATTTAAACAATGATTTAATGTCTAAACAATGAGTAACTGcagtaaaagaaacaacaacaaacaaacatttgttgaaCATAAGAAGTCATTTTACAGATAATTGCCCGATCAGTCTGGCATATGTTAGAAATGAAAGGTATTTATTTCTCCAGCGTTCACGCTTTCGTCAATGTTGGTCGGTAGGGGGAAACACCGTCACTCCCGTGTGGCGAAGGGTGGATTTGATGACACAGATACTGTTTCTCGGGGTACCCGAGGGGGTGTTGAGTTGAGAATTTAAAGCCACAGGCACAGACGTCCGTCTGAACTCTGTCGTCGAGCTGTTGGATGTCGCCCAATTGCCGAGTCGGTCTCCGAGTACTCGGAGGGCGGTTTTGCGCACCGAGCCGGATAACAGGAAGTACATGACGGGATCCAAACAGCTGTTGAAGGCGGAGAATAACAACATGACCTCATTGGTGCGGTCCACCAGGTGCAAGTAGTCGCATGATGCTGTTCCGCTGAGCTGGGAGAGGATGTAGACGGGGCGAAAGGCGTGGTAGGGCCCGAAACAAAGGGTAAACAGAAAGAGCACAAAGAAGGATTTCTTGGCGGTCCGTTGGTATTTGTGCGAGTTGGGCAGGTCCGGCTTGTCCCGTGACACCCTCAGCAACTGGGAGGCGATCTTCGCGTAGGAGACCACGAGCATGATGAAGACGAGCCAGAACAACAGCACCAACATTGCGTTGAAGTATGCTTTCCCTTTGGCTACCCGTCGCTGCTTGTACTGGAAGCACTGGCCgctgttttctttgtcctcAGCCGTGGCGAT harbors:
- the LOC130165625 gene encoding probable G-protein coupled receptor 34, giving the protein MTASSFPFTPSASASSNSSLPFSSTPFSINQNICSFDDTTLRLPLMVSYSLFFVIGLVGNLFALWVFLFLHSSRNSVRVFLINCAVADLVLLACLPFRVLYHINGNKWVLGSLACKLVGNLFYMNMYISILLLGLISLDRYLRLKGKGRARRGMMMRLRGRNWPWSWVACAALWGLSLIAAVPMIATAEDKENSGQCFQYKQRRVAKGKAYFNAMLVLLFWLVFIMLVVSYAKIASQLLRVSRDKPDLPNSHKYQRTAKKSFFVLFLFTLCFGPYHAFRPVYILSQLSGTASCDYLHLVDRTNEVMLLFSAFNSCLDPVMYFLLSGSVRKTALRVLGDRLGNWATSNSSTTEFRRTSVPVALNSQLNTPSGTPRNSICVIKSTLRHTGVTVFPPTDQH